Proteins encoded by one window of Myxococcus guangdongensis:
- a CDS encoding HEAT repeat domain-containing protein, which produces MRPPVLPARLLLLLTLLVSPLALSAQASAAKRAERQAETEKVVQTVLQGGAVPAAVSRLRYLREEPFAADLITESLRRALDERIRRNMVAVLAGLDTRSAEPALVRLAGDGDSTVRMYAAQGLARIKSRNVQVLLPLLADKSSGVRRDAARALGASRNPKVGKALMAAAKEEQELEVRAAMLAATGEAGDAKQAKALKEFLENDSESTRFAAARGLCRLGAPEGFAFANKLLGDSDRFKRRQGLELFEGVVAKKASPALKPLLEDKDRTLAAGAARILYQGGDPSMLDWLVLASWNAKSDEKLAYEKELETLQLQDDRRKVILRRAGVAP; this is translated from the coding sequence GTGCGCCCGCCCGTCCTCCCCGCCCGCCTCCTGCTGCTCCTGACGCTGCTCGTGTCCCCCCTGGCCCTGTCCGCCCAGGCGTCCGCCGCGAAGCGCGCCGAGCGTCAGGCGGAGACGGAGAAGGTGGTCCAGACGGTCCTCCAGGGCGGCGCCGTGCCCGCGGCCGTCTCCCGCCTGCGCTACCTGCGCGAGGAGCCCTTCGCCGCGGACCTCATCACCGAGTCCCTGCGGCGCGCCCTGGACGAGCGGATCCGCCGCAACATGGTGGCGGTGCTGGCGGGGCTGGACACGCGTTCGGCGGAGCCCGCGTTGGTGCGGCTCGCGGGCGACGGGGACAGCACGGTGCGCATGTACGCCGCGCAGGGCCTGGCCCGCATCAAGAGCCGCAACGTCCAGGTGCTGCTGCCGCTCCTGGCCGACAAGAGCAGCGGCGTGCGCCGGGACGCCGCTCGCGCGCTGGGCGCTTCGCGCAACCCCAAGGTGGGCAAGGCCCTGATGGCGGCCGCCAAGGAGGAGCAGGAGCTGGAGGTGCGCGCCGCGATGCTGGCCGCCACGGGCGAGGCCGGTGACGCCAAGCAGGCCAAGGCCCTCAAGGAGTTCCTGGAGAACGACTCGGAGAGCACCCGCTTCGCGGCGGCGCGCGGCCTGTGCCGGCTGGGGGCCCCGGAGGGCTTCGCCTTCGCCAACAAGCTGCTCGGCGACTCGGACCGCTTCAAGCGGCGTCAGGGGCTGGAGCTGTTCGAGGGCGTGGTGGCGAAGAAGGCCAGCCCCGCGCTCAAGCCGCTCCTGGAGGACAAGGACCGCACGCTCGCCGCGGGCGCCGCGCGCATCCTCTACCAGGGGGGCGACCCGTCCATGCTGGACTGGCTGGTGCTGGCGTCCTGGAACGCCAAGAGCGACGAGAAGCTGGCCTACGAGAAGGAGCTGGAGACGCTCCAGCTCCAGGATGATCGCCGCAAGGTGATCCTGCGAAGGGCGGGCGTGGCGCCATGA
- a CDS encoding MXAN_5187 family protein: protein MVRLKFLLFAFLVIGLGLAHLPMLSGPLRARAVEGATAQSASGVTEVARRVDARRAEVQALALKLAATPDVASAVHALQPPKPATPARPQYGASSSRDKDKEDDKAALQPLTAERFSAIRTAAEAVLPKELKGAVVALAAPDAAFHAVVGGEPSSDTAKLDVAALAKAGTTVVDALGTTHVFAAVPVLWGGDFGVQPAVTLVVGAPLFDEGALEAAVQATGVTALGLVKGDSVTAFGPDKLLAEGSLAQVAANTNGVVVRRGALQNLGPIALPMLTDGDVMGGQAPLAVASRRALEGTSVEVFSVAGTQAVLGALADYQQNALFALAGLLVLTLVWAAMMGGARASGDEVQGSSDTLSLSAAMAASAPAAMPAAQHAPPAPQPVAAAPTPGPLPDPFASSPLPPAPTPGPLPDPFASAPPPPAAPPFGADPFAHAAPAPAAAQPFGADPFALPPPPAAPAPMADPFALPPPSAAPSSPFGGADPFGQAEPFPFPAPPPSAPPPPAVPPATPFGSASSMPFEPEPNGESLSPASPRRGAFAFEDQPTAAYSLQQAANPFALAAAQAPDNPETTRVAAIPRELLQASARPPDAPIPLPARGGAAPAAIPLPGAGPSGNSAVALSEEQHFQEVFREFITTRERCGEPADGLTYDKFVQKLRKNKEQLVQKYACKTVRFQVYVKEGKAALKATPVKD from the coding sequence ATGGTCCGCCTCAAGTTCCTCCTCTTCGCGTTCCTGGTCATTGGACTGGGGCTTGCTCATCTCCCGATGTTGTCGGGACCGCTTCGCGCGCGCGCGGTGGAAGGAGCCACGGCTCAGTCCGCCTCGGGCGTGACGGAGGTGGCCCGCCGCGTGGATGCGCGTCGCGCGGAGGTCCAGGCGCTGGCGCTCAAGCTGGCCGCCACTCCGGATGTGGCCAGCGCGGTGCACGCGCTGCAGCCGCCCAAGCCCGCGACGCCCGCGCGTCCTCAGTACGGCGCCTCTTCTTCCCGCGACAAGGACAAGGAGGACGACAAGGCCGCGCTGCAGCCGCTGACGGCCGAGCGTTTCTCCGCCATCCGCACCGCCGCCGAGGCCGTGCTGCCCAAGGAGCTCAAGGGCGCGGTGGTGGCGCTGGCGGCCCCGGACGCGGCGTTCCACGCGGTCGTGGGCGGCGAGCCTTCCTCGGACACCGCGAAGCTGGATGTCGCCGCGCTGGCGAAGGCGGGCACGACGGTGGTGGACGCGCTGGGGACGACCCACGTGTTCGCCGCGGTGCCGGTGTTGTGGGGCGGGGATTTCGGCGTGCAGCCGGCGGTGACGCTGGTGGTGGGCGCGCCGCTGTTCGACGAGGGCGCGCTGGAGGCCGCGGTGCAGGCCACGGGCGTCACGGCGCTCGGTCTGGTGAAGGGTGACTCGGTGACGGCCTTCGGGCCGGACAAGCTCCTGGCGGAGGGGTCCCTGGCGCAGGTGGCCGCGAACACGAACGGCGTGGTGGTGCGCCGTGGCGCCCTGCAGAACCTGGGGCCCATCGCCCTGCCGATGCTGACCGACGGGGATGTGATGGGGGGACAGGCGCCGCTGGCGGTGGCCTCTCGTCGCGCGCTGGAGGGGACCTCGGTGGAGGTGTTCTCCGTGGCCGGGACGCAGGCGGTGCTGGGCGCGCTGGCGGACTATCAGCAGAACGCGCTCTTCGCGCTGGCGGGCCTGCTGGTGCTGACGCTGGTGTGGGCCGCGATGATGGGCGGCGCCCGGGCCTCGGGTGACGAGGTCCAGGGCTCTTCCGACACGCTGAGCCTGTCGGCCGCGATGGCGGCGAGCGCTCCGGCGGCCATGCCCGCCGCGCAGCATGCTCCGCCCGCGCCGCAGCCGGTGGCCGCGGCCCCGACGCCGGGACCGTTGCCGGATCCGTTCGCGTCCTCGCCGCTGCCTCCCGCGCCGACGCCGGGGCCGTTGCCGGACCCGTTCGCTTCCGCGCCGCCGCCTCCCGCGGCCCCGCCGTTCGGGGCGGACCCGTTCGCCCATGCGGCGCCGGCTCCCGCGGCGGCTCAGCCGTTCGGGGCGGACCCGTTCGCGCTGCCGCCTCCTCCCGCGGCGCCCGCGCCGATGGCGGATCCGTTCGCGCTGCCGCCTCCCTCGGCGGCGCCTTCGAGCCCGTTCGGTGGGGCGGATCCGTTCGGCCAGGCCGAGCCGTTCCCGTTCCCGGCGCCTCCTCCCTCGGCGCCGCCTCCCCCGGCCGTGCCGCCCGCGACGCCGTTCGGTTCCGCGTCGTCCATGCCGTTCGAGCCGGAGCCCAATGGTGAGTCCCTGTCGCCGGCCTCGCCTCGTCGGGGCGCGTTCGCGTTCGAGGACCAGCCCACGGCGGCGTACTCGCTGCAGCAGGCGGCCAATCCGTTCGCCCTGGCGGCGGCGCAGGCTCCGGACAACCCGGAGACGACCCGTGTCGCGGCCATCCCGCGCGAGCTGCTCCAGGCGAGTGCGCGTCCCCCCGATGCTCCGATTCCGCTGCCGGCGCGGGGTGGGGCGGCTCCCGCGGCGATTCCGCTGCCGGGCGCGGGGCCCTCGGGCAACTCCGCGGTGGCGCTCTCCGAGGAGCAGCACTTCCAGGAGGTCTTCCGCGAGTTCATCACCACGCGCGAGCGTTGTGGGGAGCCGGCGGACGGCCTGACGTACGACAAGTTCGTGCAGAAGCTGCGCAAGAACAAGGAACAGCTCGTCCAGAAGTACGCGTGCAAGACGGTGCGCTTCCAGGTCTACGTGAAGGAGGGCAAGGCCGCCCTCAAGGCCACGCCCGTCAAGGACTGA
- a CDS encoding response regulator, producing MGADRIKVLLVEDDADSRELLAELLEFDFDVVTASDGLSGLRAFESAHPDVVVTDESLPGLTGTELARRVKARSARTRVILVSGYTQVDGAEHCDLMLRKPIDVERLSSAVGRLGAEARHWPGDDARQ from the coding sequence ATGGGCGCCGACCGAATCAAGGTCCTCCTCGTCGAGGACGACGCAGACAGCCGGGAGCTCCTCGCGGAGCTGCTCGAGTTCGACTTCGACGTCGTCACCGCGAGTGACGGCCTGTCGGGCTTGAGGGCCTTCGAGAGCGCGCATCCGGACGTGGTGGTGACGGACGAGTCGCTGCCCGGACTGACGGGCACGGAGCTGGCCCGGCGGGTGAAGGCCCGCTCCGCGCGCACGCGCGTCATCCTCGTCTCGGGCTACACGCAGGTGGATGGCGCCGAGCACTGCGACTTGATGCTGCGCAAGCCCATCGACGTGGAGCGGCTGAGCAGCGCCGTGGGCAGGCTGGGAGCCGAGGCCCGCCATTGGCCCGGCGACGACGCCCGGCAGTGA
- a CDS encoding DUF4398 domain-containing protein yields the protein MKKLTVLVSVAGALAACGPVKSTANILDAEVQIQAARTAGADKLAPYEWTAANLYIDKAREEVGYSDYQAGVDFAVKASRFANEAREKAMSVSGSSDTDERTPNP from the coding sequence ATGAAGAAGCTGACGGTGCTGGTGTCGGTGGCCGGGGCGCTCGCCGCATGCGGCCCCGTGAAGTCCACCGCGAACATCCTCGACGCCGAAGTCCAGATTCAGGCCGCGCGCACGGCCGGAGCCGACAAGCTGGCTCCGTACGAGTGGACCGCCGCGAACCTGTACATCGACAAGGCGCGCGAGGAGGTTGGCTACTCCGACTATCAAGCCGGCGTGGACTTCGCGGTGAAGGCGTCGCGCTTCGCCAACGAGGCGCGCGAGAAGGCCATGTCCGTGTCGGGCAGCAGCGACACCGACGAGAGGACCCCGAACCCGTGA
- the truD gene encoding tRNA pseudouridine(13) synthase TruD has product MTTDSDWPRLTADVPGCGGGFKLVPEDFEVEELPAYQPSGEGEHLYLWLEKRGRDTREVVRAVSKALGVSEDDVGVAGMKDRQAVTRQLISVPARAEPKLGDFALDGVQVLWSRRHGNKLRTGHLKGNRFRLRLRGVSDVGAARESFARLSAGGVPNYFGEQRFGRAGDNADLGRLLVLGQRLPKRPERFQRKLYLSAFQSRIFNRALADRLRAGTLSTALLGDVLRKEETGGLFVCEAPEVDGPRVAAFEVSPAGPLFGPKMTASAGEVAEVEAKLLVGEGVTLEDFKRGGGETEGGRRPYRVRLGSPELTPEGEDLWLTFELPRGAYATEVLHELLKDD; this is encoded by the coding sequence GTGACGACGGATTCGGATTGGCCGCGGTTGACGGCGGATGTCCCCGGCTGTGGTGGTGGTTTCAAGCTGGTCCCCGAGGACTTCGAGGTCGAGGAGCTCCCCGCCTATCAGCCGTCGGGTGAGGGCGAGCACCTCTACCTGTGGCTGGAGAAGCGGGGCCGGGACACGCGCGAGGTGGTGCGCGCGGTGTCCAAGGCGCTGGGCGTGTCCGAGGACGACGTGGGCGTCGCGGGCATGAAGGACCGGCAGGCCGTCACGCGGCAGCTCATCTCGGTGCCCGCGCGCGCGGAGCCCAAGCTGGGCGACTTCGCGCTGGATGGTGTCCAGGTGCTGTGGTCCCGCCGGCACGGCAACAAGCTGCGGACCGGGCACCTGAAGGGCAATCGCTTCCGGCTGCGCCTGCGCGGCGTGAGCGACGTGGGCGCGGCGCGGGAGTCCTTCGCGCGGCTGTCCGCCGGCGGCGTGCCCAACTACTTCGGCGAGCAGCGCTTCGGCCGCGCGGGTGACAACGCGGACCTGGGGCGCCTGCTGGTGCTGGGGCAGCGCCTGCCGAAGCGGCCGGAGCGCTTCCAGCGCAAGCTGTACCTCTCCGCCTTCCAGTCGCGCATCTTCAACCGGGCGCTCGCGGACCGCTTGCGCGCGGGCACCTTGTCCACGGCCCTGTTGGGGGACGTGCTGCGCAAGGAGGAGACGGGGGGCCTCTTCGTGTGCGAGGCGCCTGAGGTCGACGGGCCTCGCGTCGCCGCGTTCGAGGTGAGCCCGGCGGGGCCGCTGTTCGGTCCGAAGATGACGGCCTCGGCGGGCGAGGTGGCGGAGGTCGAGGCGAAGCTGCTCGTGGGGGAGGGCGTCACGCTGGAGGACTTCAAGCGCGGCGGCGGCGAGACGGAGGGAGGGCGCAGGCCGTACCGCGTCCGCCTGGGCTCGCCCGAGCTGACGCCCGAGGGCGAGGACTTGTGGCTCACCTTCGAGCTGCCCCGGGGCGCGTACGCCACCGAGGTCCTCCACGAGCTGCTCAAGGACGACTGA
- a CDS encoding DsbA family protein encodes MAKTRRVLLSCWKPVVPLLVAAALTGSGCKNPEGSAPASTQAPAAPAAQAKPPAPPPEPAAPPADPSQALSGIPGMDFSSLSAVSKRELATVLSDEFCYCGCPHTLGACLKSHTGCRHAKRMARVAARMVSEGSPATEVIVQLSQYYGAFREQRAKFKVDERMCMGSASAPVTVVEFSDFECPYCAKARPVLEAFAKKNASQVRFCYLPFPLSNHVNAVPAAQAALWARDQGKFWQMHDALFENQDNLKPEALVALAKKLGLEEDRLAAVLKSDSYKQELEGFRNQGRAAGLSGTPSVYFNGRALDLSFIQEEMLTHSMEDELEWVTNKNAWAAD; translated from the coding sequence GTGGCTAAGACCCGCCGCGTGCTCCTCTCCTGCTGGAAGCCTGTCGTTCCCCTGCTGGTCGCCGCGGCGCTGACCGGCTCGGGTTGCAAGAACCCGGAGGGCTCCGCGCCCGCCTCCACCCAGGCGCCGGCCGCTCCGGCCGCCCAGGCCAAGCCTCCCGCGCCCCCTCCGGAGCCCGCGGCCCCGCCGGCGGACCCCTCCCAGGCGCTCTCCGGCATCCCCGGCATGGACTTCTCCTCGCTGTCGGCGGTCTCCAAGCGGGAGCTGGCCACCGTCCTCAGTGATGAGTTCTGCTACTGCGGCTGCCCCCACACGCTGGGCGCCTGTCTGAAGTCGCACACCGGCTGCCGCCACGCCAAGCGCATGGCGCGGGTGGCCGCGCGCATGGTGTCCGAGGGCAGCCCGGCCACGGAGGTCATCGTCCAGCTGTCCCAGTACTACGGCGCCTTCCGCGAGCAGCGCGCGAAGTTCAAGGTCGACGAGCGCATGTGCATGGGCTCCGCGTCCGCCCCGGTGACGGTGGTGGAGTTCTCCGACTTCGAGTGCCCGTACTGCGCCAAGGCGCGGCCGGTGCTGGAGGCCTTCGCGAAGAAGAACGCCTCCCAGGTGCGCTTCTGCTACCTGCCCTTCCCCCTGTCCAACCACGTCAACGCGGTGCCGGCGGCCCAGGCGGCGCTGTGGGCGAGAGATCAGGGCAAGTTCTGGCAGATGCACGACGCGCTCTTCGAGAACCAGGACAACCTCAAGCCCGAGGCCCTGGTGGCGCTGGCGAAGAAGCTGGGGTTGGAGGAGGACCGGCTGGCGGCGGTGCTCAAGTCGGACTCGTACAAGCAGGAGCTGGAGGGCTTCCGCAACCAGGGCCGCGCGGCCGGGTTGTCGGGCACGCCGTCGGTGTACTTCAACGGCCGGGCCCTGGATTTGAGCTTCATCCAGGAGGAGATGCTCACCCACAGCATGGAAGACGAGCTGGAGTGGGTGACGAACAAGAACGCCTGGGCGGCTGACTGA
- a CDS encoding DUF2007 domain-containing protein: MRYCARCGSEYRDDIEQCSDCPGNPRLVEAGEMNRRGLPLPHELDQRVFARAGTTDNPLMVEVFTGMLEERDIPVLVRAGRSGVVDKLTTGNLLPWWEILVPEELRERAALLIERERAEEAATTDEAVRAAEEEERETERSSPPPPAF, translated from the coding sequence ATGAGATACTGCGCAAGGTGCGGCTCGGAGTACCGGGATGACATCGAGCAATGCTCGGACTGCCCGGGCAACCCCCGGTTGGTCGAAGCCGGAGAGATGAACCGCCGGGGCCTGCCGTTGCCCCACGAGCTGGACCAGCGCGTCTTCGCGCGCGCCGGGACGACGGACAACCCCCTCATGGTCGAGGTCTTCACCGGCATGCTCGAGGAGCGGGACATCCCCGTGCTCGTGCGCGCGGGACGCTCGGGGGTGGTGGACAAGCTGACCACCGGCAACCTGCTGCCCTGGTGGGAGATTCTCGTCCCCGAGGAGCTGCGCGAGCGCGCCGCCCTGCTCATCGAGCGCGAGCGCGCCGAGGAGGCGGCCACCACCGATGAGGCCGTGAGGGCCGCCGAGGAGGAGGAGCGGGAGACCGAGCGCTCCTCACCCCCGCCGCCCGCCTTCTGA
- the hpf gene encoding ribosome hibernation-promoting factor, HPF/YfiA family, which translates to MKVLMRGVHLTLTDSLRDYLQEHLVSHIERYADDEAAEIDISLVDINGPKGGVDKECRATVRMPNFAAIHVTEAAETLFQAIDAARDRLERSVRKAVERRREVRTDGLPDDVAANVPTY; encoded by the coding sequence ATGAAGGTGTTGATGCGGGGCGTGCATCTGACCCTGACGGATTCCCTGAGGGACTATCTGCAGGAACATCTGGTGAGCCACATCGAGCGGTACGCGGACGACGAGGCGGCGGAAATCGACATCTCGCTGGTGGACATCAACGGCCCCAAGGGCGGGGTGGACAAGGAGTGTCGGGCGACGGTGCGCATGCCGAACTTCGCGGCCATCCACGTCACGGAGGCGGCGGAGACGCTGTTCCAGGCCATCGACGCGGCGCGTGACCGGCTGGAGCGCAGCGTGCGCAAGGCCGTGGAGCGGCGCCGCGAGGTGCGCACGGACGGGCTGCCCGACGACGTGGCGGCGAACGTGCCCACCTATTAG
- a CDS encoding DUF4388 domain-containing protein, which produces MTQRFRIDAGQLVPEDRQSPSPLAGRSGTYALMPTAPDLLIFSRGPSEGGSIPAPRVVLSGDAGGFPLSDLMAFLSQSRWSGIIRVHSPGGERSVTFRDGEVRGASSDDPADRLGEVLVRLGYVERPQVEAALKGQPPSKVGRALVEKGLLQAHDLFKCVTHQVSEIFHAIVLCREGSFFLIDQPLDEKANHSIQLSTQSLLMDSIRKIDEMAHFRKRIPHGRLYVAKKRASDGKLEEDEDRVLGLVDGRRTILELGHAARLSEFDITKVVFRLLEGGFASVTDKPLLVPVGPAAVATGSAPTQGPPVGQGAPAQKPQAASPAPAVDPRPAARVFNFIFREIRDEVAKQGMDREFIAAANAALSGQALSSSPVLEGLAFQADGSLAEAKLMESFERHQSQLGSEPLASFKQALSDVMFFLLFQAGELLESRADEDLARRVKKLLATLEGS; this is translated from the coding sequence ATGACGCAACGGTTCCGCATCGACGCGGGGCAACTCGTCCCCGAGGATCGCCAGAGCCCCTCTCCATTGGCGGGGCGCTCGGGGACGTACGCGCTGATGCCCACGGCGCCGGACCTGCTCATCTTCTCCCGGGGCCCGAGCGAGGGCGGCAGCATCCCCGCGCCCCGGGTGGTGCTCTCCGGCGACGCGGGCGGCTTCCCGCTGTCGGACCTGATGGCCTTCCTCAGCCAGTCGCGCTGGAGCGGCATCATCCGGGTGCACTCGCCCGGCGGTGAGCGCTCGGTGACGTTCCGCGACGGCGAGGTGCGGGGCGCGTCCTCGGATGACCCGGCCGACCGGCTGGGCGAGGTGCTGGTGCGCCTGGGCTACGTGGAGCGTCCCCAGGTGGAGGCCGCGCTCAAGGGCCAGCCTCCGTCCAAGGTGGGCCGCGCGCTGGTGGAGAAGGGGCTGTTGCAGGCGCACGACCTCTTCAAGTGCGTCACGCACCAGGTGAGTGAGATCTTCCACGCCATCGTGCTGTGTCGGGAGGGGAGCTTCTTCCTCATCGACCAGCCGCTGGACGAGAAGGCGAATCACTCCATCCAGCTCTCCACCCAGAGCCTGCTGATGGACAGCATCCGGAAGATCGACGAGATGGCGCACTTCCGCAAGCGCATCCCCCACGGCCGGCTGTACGTGGCGAAGAAGCGCGCCTCCGACGGCAAGCTGGAGGAGGACGAGGACCGGGTGCTGGGCCTGGTCGACGGGCGCCGCACCATCCTGGAGCTGGGGCACGCGGCGCGGCTGTCGGAGTTCGACATCACCAAGGTCGTCTTCCGCCTGCTCGAGGGCGGCTTCGCGTCGGTGACGGACAAGCCGCTGCTGGTGCCCGTGGGGCCCGCGGCCGTCGCGACGGGCAGCGCTCCCACGCAGGGACCGCCGGTGGGGCAGGGGGCCCCCGCGCAGAAGCCGCAGGCGGCGAGCCCCGCGCCCGCGGTGGACCCGCGTCCGGCGGCGCGCGTGTTCAACTTCATCTTCCGCGAGATTCGCGACGAGGTGGCCAAGCAGGGCATGGACCGCGAGTTCATCGCCGCCGCCAACGCCGCGCTCTCCGGGCAGGCGCTGTCGTCCTCGCCGGTGTTGGAGGGGCTCGCCTTCCAGGCGGATGGCAGCCTGGCCGAGGCGAAGTTGATGGAGTCCTTCGAGCGGCACCAGTCGCAGCTGGGCTCCGAGCCGCTGGCCTCCTTCAAGCAGGCGCTCAGCGACGTGATGTTCTTCTTGTTGTTCCAGGCCGGTGAGCTGTTGGAGTCGCGCGCGGACGAGGACCTCGCCCGTCGTGTGAAGAAGCTGCTGGCGACGCTCGAGGGCTCGTGA
- a CDS encoding OmpA family protein codes for MTRPCLAALLSLFLASCVSGSKIRADTQVLAADVERARRSGALRCAPVELATAEAHLDFAKGELSQGNSGRAASHVRLADTAVDRALELSKSCGPRQVLVRERPEAPQATTPTTPEPQKPPQVVVRIEETDSDGDGVLDKDDPCPDQAEDKDGFQDEDGCPDPDNDNDGVLDANDKCPNEPGVLENQGCPALAPTDRDGDGINDNLDKCPDQPEDKDGFQDEDGCPDLDNDNDGVVDTQDKCPNEPGPIQNLGCPDRDNDGVNDAQDKCPDEPEDKDGFQDEDGCPDLDNDADGLADAQDKCPNEAGPPENSGCPDKDSDNDGVVDRLDACVDEPGTKEERGCPKQYKNVVIKKDRIEIKKQILFGSGSAKIVGNKQNNAILDDVAQALRDAPWIGKVRIEGHTDSLGKDEANLRLSQKRADAVMAQLLRRNIDPGRMEAVGFGETRPIGPNTTKAGRAQNRRTEFNIITQ; via the coding sequence ATGACGCGTCCCTGCCTTGCGGCGCTGCTGTCCCTCTTCCTCGCCAGCTGCGTGAGCGGCAGCAAGATTCGCGCGGACACCCAGGTGCTCGCCGCCGACGTCGAGCGCGCCCGCCGCAGCGGCGCGCTGCGCTGCGCGCCCGTGGAGCTGGCCACCGCGGAGGCCCACCTCGACTTCGCCAAGGGCGAGCTGAGCCAGGGCAACAGCGGCCGCGCCGCCTCCCACGTGCGGCTGGCCGACACGGCGGTGGACCGGGCGCTGGAGCTGTCGAAGAGCTGCGGTCCCCGGCAGGTGCTGGTGCGCGAGCGCCCCGAGGCCCCGCAGGCGACGACGCCGACGACGCCCGAGCCCCAGAAGCCGCCCCAGGTCGTGGTCCGCATCGAGGAGACGGACAGCGACGGCGACGGCGTGCTGGACAAGGACGACCCGTGCCCCGACCAGGCCGAGGACAAGGACGGCTTCCAGGACGAGGACGGCTGCCCGGACCCGGACAACGACAACGACGGCGTGCTCGACGCCAACGACAAGTGCCCCAACGAGCCCGGCGTCCTGGAGAACCAGGGCTGCCCCGCGCTCGCGCCGACGGACCGCGACGGCGACGGCATCAACGACAACCTGGACAAGTGCCCGGACCAGCCCGAGGACAAGGACGGCTTCCAGGACGAGGACGGCTGCCCCGACCTGGACAACGACAATGACGGCGTCGTGGACACCCAGGACAAGTGCCCCAACGAGCCCGGCCCCATCCAGAACCTGGGCTGCCCGGACCGGGACAACGACGGCGTCAACGACGCGCAGGACAAGTGCCCGGACGAGCCCGAGGACAAGGACGGCTTCCAGGACGAGGACGGCTGCCCGGACCTGGACAACGACGCCGACGGCCTGGCGGACGCCCAGGACAAGTGCCCCAACGAGGCGGGCCCGCCGGAGAACTCGGGCTGCCCGGACAAGGACTCGGACAACGACGGCGTGGTGGACCGCCTGGACGCGTGCGTGGACGAGCCCGGCACCAAGGAGGAGCGCGGCTGCCCGAAGCAGTACAAGAACGTGGTCATCAAGAAGGACCGCATCGAGATCAAGAAGCAGATCCTCTTCGGCTCGGGCTCCGCGAAAATCGTCGGGAACAAGCAGAACAACGCCATCCTCGACGACGTGGCGCAGGCGCTGCGTGACGCCCCCTGGATTGGGAAGGTCCGCATCGAGGGCCACACCGACTCGCTGGGCAAGGACGAGGCGAACCTGAGGCTGTCGCAGAAGCGCGCCGACGCGGTGATGGCGCAGCTGCTGCGGCGCAACATCGACCCGGGTCGGATGGAGGCGGTGGGCTTCGGTGAGACGCGGCCCATCGGACCGAACACCACCAAGGCGGGCCGCGCGCAGAACCGCCGCACGGAGTTCAACATCATCACGCAGTAA
- a CDS encoding N-acetylmuramoyl-L-alanine amidase-like domain-containing protein, translating into MTWAVVLAAALLTQAPVDSSKQVAAPGAARLVESGSAAAQAATASPARANGWTGLDASAFAALVAQATEAPLSERLLSMSARFINTPYVLSPLGEGSGVDPDPTFRLDAVDCLTFVEQSMALGLAHTEPEVASLLEHIRYAQTPSYEDRNHLMEAQWLPNNIRKGFLRDVTRTLGGADTVGVTKTLTKATWQSRSSQSLQLPLERQPTGTYALNMIPLEKVMAHARDIPSGTILVVMREDLPLKATRITHLGFVVQRKHRTFLRHASRGGYNRVVDEDLETFLTRNSRYAKWKVTGVSLFEARRPDSPPPSAVVRSP; encoded by the coding sequence ATGACGTGGGCGGTGGTGCTGGCCGCGGCGCTCCTCACCCAGGCGCCGGTGGACTCCTCGAAGCAGGTCGCCGCGCCCGGGGCCGCGCGGCTCGTCGAATCCGGTTCCGCCGCGGCCCAGGCGGCCACGGCCTCACCCGCGCGCGCCAACGGCTGGACGGGCCTGGACGCGAGCGCCTTCGCGGCCCTGGTGGCCCAGGCGACCGAAGCGCCCCTCTCCGAGCGGCTGCTCTCCATGAGCGCGCGCTTCATCAACACGCCCTACGTGCTGTCCCCGCTGGGCGAGGGCTCGGGTGTGGACCCCGACCCGACCTTCCGCCTGGACGCGGTGGACTGCCTGACCTTCGTCGAGCAGTCGATGGCGCTGGGGCTGGCGCACACCGAGCCGGAGGTGGCCTCGCTGCTCGAGCACATCCGCTACGCCCAGACGCCCTCGTACGAGGACCGCAACCACCTCATGGAGGCGCAGTGGCTGCCCAACAACATCCGCAAGGGCTTCCTGCGCGACGTGACGCGCACGCTCGGCGGTGCGGACACCGTCGGCGTGACGAAGACGCTGACGAAGGCCACCTGGCAGTCGCGCTCCTCGCAGTCGCTCCAACTGCCCCTGGAGCGTCAGCCGACGGGCACGTACGCGCTGAACATGATTCCGCTGGAGAAGGTGATGGCGCACGCGCGTGACATCCCCTCCGGCACCATCCTGGTGGTGATGCGCGAGGACCTCCCGCTCAAGGCCACGCGCATCACCCACCTGGGCTTCGTGGTGCAGCGCAAGCACCGCACCTTCCTGCGTCACGCCTCGCGCGGCGGCTACAACCGCGTGGTGGACGAGGACCTGGAGACCTTCCTCACGCGCAACTCGCGCTACGCGAAGTGGAAGGTCACCGGGGTGAGCCTGTTCGAGGCGCGAAGGCCGGACAGCCCTCCGCCGAGCGCGGTGGTGCGCTCGCCCTGA